A genomic stretch from Setaria italica strain Yugu1 chromosome VII, Setaria_italica_v2.0, whole genome shotgun sequence includes:
- the LOC101773719 gene encoding uncharacterized protein LOC101773719 gives MSLASVFFVRRFRVVRSGAGSSGLCGAWASTLAAPSHSGGAPLHEHPWSFSFPSGSAPPWPAQAEGSGGTIGGRRRLSQASSPVQDGPSTRASTILFFPSPDLLLPGRRKQKTPAARLVAASSSPGLRRSGRFGPHPRTNLDHQPWYSELSSRQGWPGPAAPSPLPLPRVNGASSVVQAWSCSLCLAQSCWRRQHKARQIVLEQRVIDAASLKIQKVAEHSGRAVHLEPSTSATVSFCSQLLDLSGIFTVFFCGIVMSHYTWHNVTKSSRVTTKHAFATLSFIAEMFLFMYVGMDAFDIEKREFASNRCSSVMEPSLFEMLFSWPRRKPSASYFIDEIDAIGTKRFSSIFWRKKRMLVGQDYQAL, from the exons ATGTCCCTCGCTTCGGTGTTTTTCGTCCGTCGGTTCCGCGTCGTCCGCTCAGGAGCC GGTTCGAGCGGGCTCTGTGGCGCTTGGGCTTCGACGCTGGCGGCCCCCTCCCactccggcggcgcccctctACACGAGCATCCGTGGTCCTTTTCTTTCCCCTCCGGATCCGCTCCTCCCTGGCCGGCGCAAGCAGAAGGCTCTGGCGGCACGAttggtggccgccggcggctcTCCCAGGCTTCGTCGCCAGTGCAGGACGGCCCCTCTACAAGAGCATCCACGATCCTCTTCTTCCCCTCTCCGGACCTGCTCCTCCCTGGCCGGCGCAAGCAGAAGACTCCGGCGGCGCGACTGGTGGCCGCTAGTTCCTCACCCGGGCTTCGTCGCTCCGGACGTTTTGGTCCGCACCCCCGCACCAATCTAGATCACCAACCATGGTATTCGGAGCTCTCATCGCGTCAAGGATGGCCAGGTCCAGCCGCACCCTCGCCTCTGCCGTTGCCTAG GGTGAACGGTGCCTCCTCTGTTGTCCAGGCTTGGAGCTGTAGCTTGTGCTTAG CACAAAGctgctggcggcggcagcacaaAGCA AGGCAGATTGTTCTGGAACAGAGAGTAATAGATGCTGCTAGCTTAAAGATACAG AAAGTGGCAGAGCATTCAGGTAGAGCTGTACATCTGGAGCCATCTACCTCGGCCACTGTAAGCTTTTGCTCACAG TTGCTAGACTTGAGTGGCATTTTCACTGTGTTTTTTTGTGGTATTGTGATGTCACACTACACTTGGCATAATGTGACAAAGAGCTCAAGAGTGACAACCAA GCATGCCTTTGCAACTTTGTCCTTCATTGCTGAGATGTTCCTTTTCATGTATGTTGGTATGGATGCGTTTGATATCGAAAAGAGGGAGTTTGCCAGTAACAG ATGTTCATCGGTGATGGAGCCAAGCTTGTTCGAGATGCTTTTCAGCTGGCCAAGGAGAAAACCCTCTGCATCATATTTTATTGATGAAATTGATGCTATTGGAACAAAGCGTTTTTCATCTATCTTCTGGCGCAAGAAGCGAATGCTTGTAGGACAAGACTACCAAGCATTGTAA